The following coding sequences lie in one Bacteroides helcogenes P 36-108 genomic window:
- the buk gene encoding butyrate kinase: MKVLAVNPGSTSTKIAVYEDETPHLLRNIRHSVEELAEFPRIIDQFEFRKNLVMDELKANGIPFDFDAIVGRGGLLKPIPGGVYEVNDVMLDDIAHAMRSHACNLGCLIASELAALLPDCRAFIADPGVVDELEEIARITGSPLMPKITIWHALNQRAIARRFAAEQGTRYEDLDLIICHLGGGISVGTHCHGRAIDVNNALDGEGPFSPERAGTLPAGQLIDLCNSGRYTKDELKKRISGRAGLTAHLGTTDVQAIVRRIEEGDTHAELVLNAMIYQIARSVGAAATVLYGKIDAILLTGGMAYSNYIISRLEERVSFLAPVYVYPGEDELEALALNALGALRGELPIQVYQ, encoded by the coding sequence ATGAAGGTACTTGCTGTCAATCCCGGTTCTACCTCTACAAAAATAGCCGTTTATGAAGATGAGACACCTCATCTACTTCGCAATATACGCCATTCGGTAGAAGAACTGGCTGAATTTCCCCGTATTATCGATCAGTTTGAATTCCGTAAGAATTTGGTGATGGATGAGTTGAAAGCCAATGGCATCCCTTTTGATTTTGATGCCATTGTAGGTCGTGGAGGATTGCTGAAACCTATTCCGGGCGGGGTGTATGAGGTGAATGACGTGATGCTTGATGATATAGCCCACGCCATGAGAAGCCATGCATGTAATTTGGGCTGTCTTATTGCTTCGGAACTTGCAGCTCTCCTTCCTGATTGCCGTGCCTTTATTGCAGATCCCGGAGTGGTGGATGAGTTAGAGGAAATAGCCCGTATCACCGGTTCTCCGCTGATGCCTAAAATTACCATTTGGCACGCTTTGAACCAACGTGCCATAGCTCGGCGTTTTGCTGCTGAACAAGGAACTCGTTATGAAGATCTGGATCTGATAATCTGCCATTTGGGAGGTGGTATTTCTGTAGGGACACATTGTCACGGGCGTGCCATTGATGTGAACAATGCCTTGGATGGTGAAGGCCCTTTTTCACCGGAACGTGCCGGAACCCTTCCTGCCGGTCAGTTGATAGATCTTTGTAATTCCGGCCGTTATACCAAAGACGAACTGAAAAAACGTATCTCCGGGCGTGCCGGATTGACGGCTCATTTGGGTACTACGGATGTTCAGGCCATTGTCAGACGGATTGAAGAAGGTGATACACATGCTGAATTGGTGCTGAATGCTATGATTTATCAGATAGCCAGAAGCGTGGGTGCTGCTGCTACAGTTCTTTATGGCAAGATTGATGCCATTTTGTTGACAGGTGGCATGGCCTATTCCAATTATATTATTTCCCGTTTGGAGGAGCGTGTCTCTTTCCTTGCTCCTGTGTATGTGTATCCAGGAGAGGATGAATTGGAAGCATTGGCTTTGAATGCTTTAGGCGCTTTACGTGGGGAGTTGCCTATACAGGTTTATCAATAA
- a CDS encoding thioredoxin-like domain-containing protein — protein MKKIFFMAFVAIALSACNSEPKFKVEGDISGADGKTLYLEASALEGIVPLDSVKLKGGGSFVFRQARPVSPEFYRLRVDDKVINFSIDSTETVQVKAPYTDFATSYTVEGSPNSLKIKELTMKQILLQDNVNALLKSMQGHKISADVFEDSLAILLKNYKNEVKINYIFAAPNTAAAYFALFQKLNNYLIFDPLNSKDDIKCFAAVATSLNNSYPHADRSKNLYNIVIKGMKNTRIAQQKVVELPESKVSETGVIEINLRDMKGNVRKLSELKGKAVILDFTIYQSAVSASHNYMLRDLYDKYASQGLEIYQVSLDADEHYWKTTADNLPWICVRDGNGVYSAVAASYNVQGVPSLFLINKNNELSARGETIKDLETAVKALL, from the coding sequence ATGAAGAAAATCTTTTTTATGGCATTTGTTGCGATTGCTTTGAGTGCATGTAACTCCGAACCGAAATTCAAGGTAGAAGGGGATATTTCGGGTGCTGACGGTAAGACGCTTTATCTGGAAGCTTCGGCTTTGGAAGGCATTGTCCCTTTGGATTCTGTAAAGTTGAAGGGTGGGGGATCGTTTGTTTTCAGGCAGGCTCGTCCCGTTTCTCCAGAGTTTTACCGCTTGCGAGTGGATGACAAGGTTATCAATTTCTCAATAGATTCTACTGAAACCGTGCAGGTAAAGGCTCCTTACACTGATTTTGCCACTTCATATACAGTGGAGGGATCTCCGAACAGCTTGAAGATAAAAGAACTGACTATGAAGCAAATTCTGCTTCAGGATAATGTAAATGCATTGCTGAAATCCATGCAGGGACATAAAATCAGTGCGGATGTATTTGAAGACAGTCTTGCCATACTGCTGAAAAACTACAAAAACGAGGTCAAAATCAATTATATTTTTGCTGCTCCCAATACGGCTGCTGCTTATTTTGCTCTGTTTCAGAAATTGAACAACTACTTGATATTCGACCCGTTGAATAGTAAGGACGACATTAAGTGCTTTGCTGCTGTAGCAACCAGCCTGAATAATTCTTATCCTCATGCCGACCGTTCAAAAAACCTCTATAATATTGTAATAAAGGGAATGAAGAACACTCGTATTGCCCAGCAGAAAGTGGTCGAACTTCCTGAATCGAAAGTCTCCGAAACAGGAGTGATTGAGATTAATCTGCGCGATATGAAGGGAAATGTCCGTAAATTGAGTGAATTGAAAGGTAAAGCAGTTATTTTGGATTTTACTATTTATCAGAGTGCAGTATCTGCTTCACACAATTATATGTTGCGCGATTTGTATGACAAATATGCCAGCCAGGGTTTGGAAATCTATCAGGTTTCTCTTGATGCTGATGAGCATTATTGGAAAACGACTGCCGACAATCTTCCGTGGATTTGTGTACGTGACGGAAATGGCGTCTATTCGGCAGTGGCTGCTTCCTATAACGTGCAAGGCGTTCCTTCACTCTTTCTTATAAATAAGAACAATGAGTTGAGTGCCCGTGGCGAAACTATCAAGGATCTGGAAACAGCAGTGAAAGCTTTGCTCTAA
- a CDS encoding S66 peptidase family protein: protein MSNLIFPPYLREGDRIIILSPSGKIDKSFLRGADKRLKSWGLEVVIAKHAGNAHGTYAGSIQQRLEDLQEAMDDEKAKAILCSRGGYGAVHLVGKSDFTRFKEHPKWLIGFSDITALHNEFQQNNFATLHAPMARHLTVEPEDDFCTLALKDILFGDAFTGKEPFSYICPAHKLNHKGKREGVLRGGNLSVFYGLRGTPYDIPAEGTILFIEDIGERPHAVERMMYNLKLGGVLGKLSGLVIGQFTEYEENKSLGKDLYGALADLLKEYDYPVCFNFPVGHVTMNVPLINGAKVTLEVNQKEVKLSFNTKKQ, encoded by the coding sequence ATGAGTAATCTTATTTTTCCTCCATATTTGAGAGAGGGCGACCGCATCATTATCCTTTCTCCTTCCGGCAAAATAGATAAGTCCTTTTTAAGAGGGGCCGACAAACGCCTGAAGTCTTGGGGGCTGGAGGTTGTTATAGCCAAACATGCCGGCAATGCACACGGAACTTATGCAGGAAGCATCCAACAACGTCTGGAAGATTTGCAGGAAGCCATGGATGATGAAAAAGCCAAAGCCATACTTTGCAGTCGTGGCGGCTATGGGGCTGTACATTTGGTGGGCAAGTCAGACTTTACCAGATTTAAAGAACATCCCAAATGGCTTATTGGCTTCAGCGACATCACAGCCTTGCACAACGAATTCCAACAGAATAACTTTGCAACACTGCATGCTCCCATGGCACGACATCTGACGGTAGAACCGGAGGATGACTTTTGCACACTGGCTTTAAAAGATATCTTGTTCGGAGACGCATTTACCGGCAAAGAGCCATTCAGTTATATCTGTCCGGCGCACAAACTCAATCATAAAGGAAAGAGAGAGGGTGTTTTGCGTGGCGGCAATCTATCTGTCTTTTACGGGCTGCGCGGAACCCCATACGACATACCCGCTGAAGGAACCATCCTTTTCATCGAAGACATAGGCGAACGTCCACATGCTGTGGAACGCATGATGTACAACCTGAAATTGGGTGGTGTACTTGGAAAGTTGTCGGGCCTCGTTATCGGACAGTTCACCGAATATGAAGAGAACAAGTCCTTGGGAAAAGATCTGTATGGCGCATTGGCTGATCTATTAAAAGAATACGACTATCCGGTGTGTTTCAATTTTCCCGTAGGACATGTCACGATGAATGTTCCTTTGATCAATGGAGCAAAAGTCACTTTGGAAGTAAACCAAAAAGAAGTCAAATTAAGTTTTAATACAAAGAAACAATGA
- the pnp gene encoding polyribonucleotide nucleotidyltransferase — protein MINPIVKTIELPDGRTITLETGKLAKQADGSVMLRMGNTMLLATVCAAKDAVPGTDFMPLQVEYKEKFSAFGRFPGGFTKREGRASDYEILTCRLVDRALRPLFPDNYHAEVYVNIILFSADGVDMPDALAGLAASAALAVSDIPFNGPISEVRVARIDNQFVINPTFEQLEKADMDLMVGATYENIMMVEGEMSEVSEQDLLEAMKAAHEAIKIQCKAQMELAEEVGSTVKREYCHEVNDEELRKAVHDACYAKAYAIAASGNKNKHERMDAFDAICEEFKAQFSEEELAEKAALIDRYYHDVEKEAMRRSILDEGKRLDGRKTTEIRPIWCETSYLPGPHGSAIFTRGETQSLSTVTLGTKLDEKIIDDVLEHGKERFLLHYNFPPFSTGEAKAQRGVGRREIGHGHLAWRALKGQIPADYPYVVRVVSDILESNGSSSMATVCAGTLALMDAGVKIKKPVSGIAMGLIKNAGEAKYAVLSDILGDEDHLGDMDFKVTGTKDGITATQMDIKCDGLTYDILEKALLQAKEGREFILGKITECIAEPREDLKPHAPRIETMTIPKEFIGAIIGPGGKIIQGMQEETGATITIEEIDNVGRIEIAGTNKQCIDDAMRMIKGIVAVPEVGEVYKGKVRSIMPYGAFVEFLPGKDGLLHISEIDWKRLETVEEAGIKEGDEIEVKLLEVDPKTGKFKLSRKVLLPKPEGYVERPERGERRDRNDRGGERRERRDRND, from the coding sequence ATGATTAATCCAATTGTTAAGACGATCGAGCTTCCCGATGGCAGAACCATCACGCTCGAAACGGGAAAGCTGGCAAAACAGGCAGACGGTTCTGTAATGCTTCGTATGGGCAACACCATGCTTCTTGCTACTGTTTGTGCCGCCAAGGACGCAGTTCCCGGAACAGATTTCATGCCGTTACAGGTAGAGTACAAAGAAAAATTCTCCGCATTCGGACGTTTTCCCGGAGGTTTTACAAAGCGTGAAGGACGCGCTTCTGATTACGAAATCCTCACTTGCCGCCTCGTTGACCGTGCTCTCCGCCCTCTATTCCCCGACAATTACCACGCAGAAGTATATGTAAATATCATCCTCTTCTCGGCAGACGGCGTTGACATGCCCGATGCATTGGCAGGACTTGCAGCTTCCGCCGCACTTGCCGTTTCAGATATCCCGTTCAACGGCCCCATCTCCGAAGTACGTGTTGCACGTATCGACAACCAGTTCGTCATCAACCCGACTTTCGAGCAATTGGAAAAAGCCGACATGGATCTCATGGTAGGCGCTACCTATGAGAATATCATGATGGTGGAAGGCGAAATGAGCGAGGTTTCAGAGCAGGACTTGCTGGAAGCCATGAAGGCCGCCCACGAAGCTATCAAGATTCAGTGCAAAGCTCAGATGGAACTGGCTGAAGAAGTTGGCTCCACCGTCAAACGTGAATATTGCCATGAAGTCAATGACGAAGAACTCCGCAAGGCTGTTCACGATGCTTGTTACGCAAAAGCATATGCTATTGCCGCTTCCGGCAACAAGAATAAGCACGAACGCATGGATGCATTCGATGCTATCTGTGAAGAATTCAAAGCTCAGTTCTCTGAAGAGGAATTGGCAGAGAAAGCAGCACTTATCGACCGCTACTACCACGATGTAGAAAAAGAAGCAATGCGCCGTTCCATTCTTGATGAAGGCAAGCGTCTGGACGGACGCAAGACTACCGAAATCCGTCCTATCTGGTGTGAAACCAGCTACCTGCCCGGACCTCACGGTTCTGCAATCTTCACACGTGGTGAGACACAATCGTTATCCACCGTTACTTTGGGAACAAAATTAGACGAAAAGATTATCGACGATGTACTGGAACATGGAAAAGAACGTTTCCTGCTGCACTACAACTTTCCTCCATTCTCTACAGGTGAAGCCAAAGCCCAACGAGGTGTAGGCCGTCGTGAAATCGGGCACGGGCATCTGGCATGGCGTGCTTTGAAAGGACAAATCCCTGCCGACTATCCATACGTAGTACGTGTGGTTTCCGACATTCTCGAATCAAACGGTTCCTCTTCAATGGCTACCGTATGTGCCGGGACGCTGGCATTAATGGATGCCGGCGTAAAAATCAAGAAGCCGGTATCGGGCATTGCAATGGGACTTATCAAAAATGCAGGCGAAGCAAAATATGCCGTACTGTCTGACATCCTCGGCGATGAAGACCATTTGGGTGACATGGACTTCAAGGTAACTGGGACGAAAGACGGCATCACTGCCACTCAGATGGATATCAAGTGTGACGGACTGACTTATGACATTCTGGAAAAAGCTTTGCTGCAAGCCAAAGAGGGGCGCGAATTTATTCTCGGTAAAATCACAGAATGCATTGCAGAACCCCGTGAAGACCTGAAGCCACATGCTCCGCGTATCGAAACGATGACTATCCCCAAAGAATTTATCGGAGCCATCATTGGCCCCGGCGGAAAGATCATCCAGGGTATGCAAGAAGAAACCGGTGCTACCATCACTATCGAGGAAATAGACAATGTGGGTAGAATTGAGATTGCCGGAACAAACAAGCAATGTATTGATGACGCAATGCGCATGATCAAAGGCATCGTAGCCGTACCCGAAGTAGGTGAAGTCTATAAAGGTAAAGTGCGGAGCATCATGCCTTACGGTGCATTTGTTGAATTCTTGCCCGGCAAAGACGGCTTGCTGCACATCTCCGAGATTGACTGGAAACGTCTGGAAACAGTAGAAGAAGCCGGAATCAAAGAAGGTGATGAAATAGAAGTGAAACTGTTGGAGGTTGACCCGAAAACCGGCAAGTTCAAACTGTCTCGTAAAGTATTGCTTCCGAAACCCGAAGGCTATGTTGAACGTCCCGAAAGAGGCGAGCGCCGCGACAGAAACGACAGAGGAGGTGAACGCCGCGAACGTCGAGACAGAAACGACTAA
- a CDS encoding phosphate acyltransferase, which produces MEPIRNFDQLTDHLKTLNKRKRIAVVCANDPNTEYAISRALEEGIAEFLMIGDSAILEKYPTLKKYPRYVKTLHVEDPDEAAREAVRIVREGGADILMKGIINTDNLLHAILDKEKGLLPKGNVLTHLAVMQIPTYDKLLFFSDAAVIPRPTLQQRIEMIWYAIRTCRHFGIEQPRIALIHCTEKVNAKFPHSLDYVNIVELAEAGEFGDVIIDGPLDVKTACEKTSGDIKGIVSPINGEADVLIFPNIESGNAFYKAVSLFSHADMAGLLQGPVCPVVLPSRSDSGLSKYYSIAMACLTSTGNL; this is translated from the coding sequence ATGGAACCGATACGGAACTTTGATCAGTTAACCGATCACCTGAAAACATTGAATAAAAGAAAGCGCATTGCAGTGGTTTGCGCTAATGATCCTAATACGGAATATGCCATTTCCCGTGCATTGGAAGAAGGAATTGCAGAATTCCTGATGATTGGTGATTCTGCCATTCTGGAAAAATATCCGACTCTGAAAAAATATCCCCGGTACGTCAAGACTTTGCATGTGGAAGACCCCGATGAGGCTGCACGCGAAGCGGTCCGTATCGTTCGCGAGGGCGGAGCGGATATTCTGATGAAAGGAATCATTAATACGGATAATTTGCTTCACGCTATTCTGGACAAGGAAAAAGGCTTGTTGCCTAAAGGCAATGTGCTGACCCATCTGGCGGTGATGCAGATACCCACGTATGACAAACTTCTGTTTTTCTCGGATGCGGCCGTCATTCCGCGCCCTACGTTGCAGCAACGCATTGAGATGATTTGGTATGCTATCCGTACCTGCCGTCATTTTGGTATTGAGCAACCTCGCATTGCACTTATCCATTGCACGGAAAAGGTCAATGCTAAATTTCCTCATTCATTGGATTATGTGAATATTGTGGAACTGGCGGAAGCCGGAGAATTTGGTGATGTCATTATTGACGGTCCTCTTGATGTAAAAACGGCTTGTGAGAAAACAAGTGGTGACATTAAGGGAATTGTTTCTCCGATCAACGGAGAAGCGGATGTTTTGATATTTCCTAATATTGAATCGGGAAACGCTTTCTATAAGGCCGTTTCTCTATTTTCTCATGCCGATATGGCGGGATTGCTTCAAGGCCCCGTTTGTCCGGTTGTATTGCCATCGCGTAGCGATTCCGGCTTGTCAAAGTATTATAGTATTGCCATGGCCTGCCTGACCAGTACCGGAAATCTGTAA
- the greA gene encoding transcription elongation factor GreA — protein MAYMSEEGYKKLMAELKQLETVERPKISAAIAEARDKGDLSENAEYDAAKEAQGMLEMKINNLKLTIADAKIIDESKLSTDSVQILNKVELKNVKNGMKMTYTIVSESEANLKEGKISVNTPIAQGLLGKKVGDVAEIKVPQGMIHLEVMNISF, from the coding sequence ATGGCTTATATGTCGGAAGAAGGCTACAAGAAATTGATGGCTGAACTGAAACAATTGGAGACGGTAGAACGTCCTAAGATTTCGGCTGCGATTGCTGAGGCACGTGATAAGGGTGACTTGTCGGAGAATGCCGAATATGATGCGGCGAAAGAAGCGCAAGGAATGCTTGAAATGAAAATCAATAATTTAAAGCTGACGATAGCGGATGCCAAGATCATTGATGAGTCGAAGTTGAGTACGGACTCTGTGCAGATTCTTAATAAGGTAGAGCTGAAGAATGTGAAAAATGGTATGAAAATGACTTATACCATTGTTTCTGAAAGTGAGGCTAATCTGAAGGAAGGCAAGATTTCCGTGAATACTCCCATTGCACAAGGCTTGCTTGGTAAGAAGGTGGGTGATGTCGCAGAAATCAAAGTGCCGCAGGGCATGATTCATCTGGAAGTAATGAACATATCATTTTAA